In one Massilia endophytica genomic region, the following are encoded:
- a CDS encoding alpha/beta hydrolase produces the protein MRLLFCLGLFAAALLSSAHAHDGPVLVKAAPSLGQPGPGRLLLFAEKVVEGKGAPAAVDADPFVKNQNFVAAREVSGINAGEAVRFYPGDLAFPVPVDQLPPGDYWVQALLDRDHSYGYSGRGAGDVASPVRKLHLPAAEPLTLELAEVLPGRSYWTRPDGKPLVKAEDKAEVERRITEFSVDSDALTAFWGTRKALRGFVLTPPGYGENPARRYPVVYFTHGFQAGMASLADSALGVLNQTGNGRLPPMIWVFLDQSLASGTHEFADSVNNGPWGRALTAELLPEIDRRYRTDPSAGRYLMGHSSGGWAAVWLQVNYPTLFRGAFATSPDFLDFSVFEGLDLADPNTVKRDTSAARMEEVLAEYGGQAQAFEWVFSPRAADGRPRKLYDRATGKIDREVADYWLAHWDLSRIVRQRWAGQKRELDGKLHIYVGDKDEYGLDVSVRKFEQAVRDVAGQASFAYLPGKGHYDLYAEGSERMALRRRMGWEIWKTAYPDSPLKDAVPAP, from the coding sequence ATGCGCCTACTGTTTTGTCTCGGCCTTTTTGCTGCGGCCCTGCTGTCCTCTGCACACGCTCACGACGGCCCTGTTCTTGTCAAAGCCGCGCCCTCGCTCGGCCAGCCGGGCCCGGGGCGCCTGCTCCTGTTTGCGGAGAAGGTGGTGGAAGGGAAGGGCGCCCCGGCCGCCGTCGACGCCGATCCCTTCGTGAAGAACCAGAACTTCGTAGCGGCCCGCGAGGTGAGCGGCATCAACGCAGGCGAGGCTGTGCGCTTCTATCCCGGCGACCTTGCTTTCCCCGTACCGGTCGATCAGCTTCCGCCAGGCGACTACTGGGTGCAGGCCTTGCTGGACCGCGATCACAGCTACGGCTATTCGGGCCGCGGTGCGGGCGATGTCGCCTCGCCGGTGCGCAAGCTGCACCTTCCGGCCGCGGAGCCGCTTACGCTCGAACTGGCGGAGGTGCTGCCCGGACGCAGCTACTGGACACGGCCGGACGGCAAGCCCCTGGTGAAAGCGGAGGACAAGGCGGAGGTGGAGCGGCGCATCACGGAGTTCTCCGTCGACAGCGATGCGCTGACCGCCTTCTGGGGCACGCGTAAGGCATTGCGCGGCTTCGTGCTCACGCCGCCGGGCTATGGCGAGAATCCCGCCCGGCGCTATCCCGTGGTGTACTTTACGCACGGCTTCCAGGCAGGCATGGCCTCGCTGGCGGACAGCGCGCTGGGCGTACTCAATCAGACGGGCAACGGCCGGCTGCCGCCCATGATCTGGGTGTTCCTGGACCAGAGCCTGGCCAGCGGCACCCACGAGTTCGCGGACAGCGTGAACAACGGTCCCTGGGGCCGTGCGCTGACGGCGGAGCTGCTGCCGGAGATCGACCGCCGCTACCGCACCGACCCGTCGGCGGGCCGCTACCTGATGGGGCACTCCTCCGGCGGCTGGGCCGCAGTCTGGCTTCAGGTGAACTACCCCACCTTGTTCCGCGGCGCATTTGCCACCTCGCCCGATTTCCTGGACTTCAGTGTGTTCGAAGGCCTGGACCTGGCCGATCCGAACACCGTGAAGCGCGACACGTCCGCGGCGCGCATGGAGGAAGTACTGGCCGAATATGGCGGGCAGGCCCAGGCCTTCGAGTGGGTCTTCTCTCCGAGGGCTGCGGATGGCAGGCCGCGCAAGCTGTACGACCGTGCCACCGGCAAGATAGACCGCGAGGTCGCGGACTACTGGCTGGCGCATTGGGATCTCTCGCGCATCGTGCGCCAGCGCTGGGCGGGACAGAAGCGCGAGCTCGATGGGAAGCTGCACATCTATGTGGGCGACAAGGACGAGTACGGCCTTGATGTTTCGGTGCGCAAGTTCGAGCAGGCCGTGCGCGACGTGGCAGGCCAGGCCAGCTTTGCCTATCTGCCCGGGAAGGGCCACTACGACCTGTATGCTGAAGGCAGCGAACGCATGGCCTTGCGGCGCAGGATGGGCTGGGAGATCTGGAAGACGGCCTATCCCGATTCGCCGCTGAAGGACGCAGTGCCCGCGCCCTGA